In one Grus americana isolate bGruAme1 chromosome 1, bGruAme1.mat, whole genome shotgun sequence genomic region, the following are encoded:
- the ZBTB20 gene encoding zinc finger and BTB domain-containing protein 20, translated as MTERIHSINLHNFSNSVLETLNEQRNRGHFCDVTVRIHGSMLRAHRCVLAAGSPFFQDKLLLGYSDIEIPSVVSVQSVQKLIDFMYSGVLRVSQSEALQILTAASILQIKTVIDECTRIVSQNVGEVYPVIQDSGQETPRGTPESGTSGQSTDTESGYLQSHSQHSVDRIYSALYACSMQNGSGERSFYSGAVVSHHETALGLPRDHHMEDPSWITRIHERSQQMERYLSTTPETTHCRKQPRPVRIQTLMGNIHIKQEMEDDYDYYGQQRVQILERNESEECTEDTDQAEGTESEPKGESFDSGVSSSIGTEPDSMEQQFMAGLGRDGQQEPSQADQNDVPADGTQPQQQQQQQQQQHVDANSSSPERSNDVEMDSKVLTVNNSTEKGALQPSVNTTVAQPLPTTQIYLRQTETLTSNLRMPLTLTSNTQVIGTAGNTYLPALFTTQSAGSGPKPFLFSLPQPLAGQQTQFVTVSQPGLSTFTAQLPAPQPLAPSAGHSTAGGQGEKKPYECTLCNKTFTAKQNYVKHMFVHTGEKPHQCSICWRSFSLKDYLIKHMVTHTGVRAYQCSICNKRFTQKSSLNVHMRLHRGEKSYECYICKKKFSHKTLLERHVALHSATNGTPGATGTGARAVPAGVVACTEGTTYVCSVCPAKFDQIEHFNDHMRMHVSDG; from the exons ATGACAGAGCGCATTCATAGCATCAACCTTCACAACTTCAGCAATTCTGTGCTCGAGACCCTCAACGAGCAGCGCAACCGTGGCCACTTCTGTGACGTGACGGTCCGCATCCACGGGAGCATGCTACGCGCCCACCGTTGTGTGCTGGCGGCTGGCAGCCCCTTCTTCCAGGacaagctgctgctgggctACAGCGACATCGAGATCCCCTCAGTGGTGTCAGTCCAGTCTGTGCAAAAGCTCATTGACTTCATGTACAGCGGGGTGCTGCGGGTCTCACAGTCGGAGGCCCTCCAAATCCTCACAGCTGCCAGCATCCTGCAGATCAAGACTGTGATTGATGAGTGCACAAGGATTGTCTCACAAAATGTGGGAGAGGTCTACCCGGTGATTCAGGATTCTGGCCAGGAGACACCCAGGGGGACACCCGAATCAGGCACCTCGGGGCAGAGCACTGACACAGAGTCTGGCTACCTGCAGAGCCATTCGCAGCACAGCGTGGACAGGATCTATTCGGCCCTCTATGCCTGTTCCATGCAAAATGGCAGTGGGGAGCGCTCCTTTTACAGTGGAGCTGTGGTCAGCCACCATGAAACAGCCCTGGGGCTCCCCAGAGACCATCACATGGAAGACCCCAGCTGGATTACCCGGATCCACGAACGGTCGCAACAGATGGAGCGGTACCTCTCCACCACTCCAGAGACCACACACTGCCGCAAGCAACCACGCCCTGTCCGAATTCAAACCCTGATGGGCAACATCCATATTAAGCAGGAGATGGAGGATGACTATGACTACTATGGCCAACAGAGGGTGCAGATCCTTGAGCGCAATGAGTCTGAGGAATGCACTGAGGACACTGACCAAGCAGAAGGCACTGAGAGTGAGCCCAAAGGGGAGAGTTTTGACTCGGGAGTCAGTTCCTCCATTGGTACTGAGCCCGATTCCATGGAGCAGCAGTTTATGGCTGGTCTGGGCCGGGATGGGCAGCAAGAACCTTCTCAAGCAGATCAAAATGATGTCCCTGCTGATGGCACtcagccgcagcagcagcagcagcagcagcagcagcagcatgtagATGCCAACTCTTCCTCGCCAGAGAGAAGCAATGACGTTGAAATGGACAGCAAAGTGCTCACAGTCAATAATAGCACCGAAAAGGGGGCTTTGCAGCCTTCTGTCAACACAACTGTTGCCCAACCGTTGCCAACCACACAGATCTACTTACGCCAGACAGAAACCCTCACCAGCAATCTGAGGATGCCACTGACTCTGACCAGCAACACTCAGGTCATTGGCACAGCTGGCAACACCTACCTGCCTGCCCTTTTCACCACACAGTCTGCTGGCAGTGGCCCTAAGCCTTTTCTCTTCAGCCTGCCCCAGCCTTTAGCTGGCCAACAGACACAGTTTGTGACAGTGTCCCAGCCTGGCCTGTCAACCTTTACTgcccagctgccagccccacagcccttGGCCCCATCTGCGGGCCACAGCACAGCAGGTGGGCAAGGCGAAAAAAAGCCTTACGAGTGCACTCTCTGTAACAAGACTTTCACCGCCAAACAGAACTACGTCAAGCACATGTTTGTACACACAG GTGAGAAGCCCCACCAATGCAGCATCTGTTGGCGCTCCTTCTCTTTAAAGGATTACCTAATCAAACACATGGTGACGCACACTGGCGTGAGGGCGTACCAGTGCAGTATCTGCAACAAGCGCTTCACCCAGAAGAGCTCCCTTAATGTGCACATGCGCCTCCACCGTGGGGAGAAGTCCTACGAGTGCTACATCTGCAAGAAGAAGTTCTCCCACAAGACCCTGCTGGAGAGGCATGTGGCTCTGCACAGTGCCACCAACGGCACGCCTGGCGCCACTGGCACCGGCGCGAGGGCTGTCCCTGCCGGGGTGGTGGCCTGCACGGAGGGGACCACGTACGTCTGCTCTGTCTGTCCAGCTAAGTTTGACCAAATCGAGCATTTCAACGACCACATGAGGATGCATGTGTCAGACGGATAA